The following nucleotide sequence is from Pseudonocardia sp. C8.
GGGCGAGGACGGCGGTGCCGACGGCGTAGGCGCTGACCACAAGGCTCAGCGCGAGGCCTCGACCGGATCCGACGGTCCCCGCGACACGGACCGCCGTGGCGTACCCGAGCCCGGTCGCACCGCCGAGCAGCACGCCGAAGGTACCGATCAGGGCGCCCACGGACGACGCCGCCGCGCTGCCGAGCAGCCCGGCCGAGCAGCCGGCGGCACTGATCAGCGCGAGCGACCGAGGTGGCACCGAGTCGGCGAGCCGGCCACCGACGATAACGCCGACCATGAAGACCAGCAGGCCGACCGAGAACACGGTAGCGAGCTGGGCTTGCCCGGCCGCGGTCTCATGCCGAAGGGTCGGGGTGAACACGTCCCAGACGAACAGCGGACTCACAGCGAGATCGAGCAGCACCGCACCGGTGACCGCCCGCCTCCTGCTCACGGTTGGCGGCCCTCGGGGATCGGCCGGGACTCCACTGCTCCTCGAGCGTCGCCGATCACCATCGTCGTGTCCTTCTGTACCGCGGGATGGCACCTGCCTCCCGCCGCCGATGGTGCAGCGTGACGAAAACGCTGCTGCGACGTCAATCACGTCGTCGTTCGGTGCTCGCCCTCGACCTCGTGAACGGCGACGACGAACGTTCACCCCGGTGTGTCGGCACCGGGCTCGCCGGCCCACCCGCGCAGCCCGGCACGGAGACCACATCTGCGGGTAGGTCGGCGGTTCTCGTCACCGGGGACCGGACGTGCGCCGATCCAGGAAGTCGCGAATCAGCGGGACGACCTCGTCCATCGCGCTCTCCAGGAGGAAGTGCCCGCCGTCGAGGAGGTGGATCTCGGCGTTCGGGCTGTCGGTGGCGAACGCGCGCGCGCCGTCCGGCCCGAAGATCTCGTCGCCGCGTCCCCACACCGCCAGCACCGGAACCCCGCTGTCACGGAAGTACTCGTGCACCCGCGGGTACAGGGGCGGGTTGGTGGCGTAGTCCCGGAACAGCTGGAGCTGGACACGATCGTTGCCGGGTCGGGAGATCATCGCGTGGTCGTGGTGCCAGGTGTCCGGGCTGACGACCGACGGGTCCGACACGCCCTGCGTGTACTGCCAGCGGATCGCCTCGAGAGTCAGTGCGCCACGGACCGCCTCCTCGGTCTCAGGTGTCCAGTCCTGCTGGAAATCCCACACCGGGCGCCAGAACTCCTCGACGAAGCCGGCGTCGTAGGCGTTGCCGTTCTGGCTGATCACGGCGGTGACGGCTTCCGGGTCGGCCAGCGCCAGCCGCCATCCCACCGGCGCCCCGTAGTCCTGCACGTAGATCGCGTACCGGTGCACGCCGAGCTGATCGAGCAGTCCTGCGGTCACATCGGCCAGCGCATCGAAGGTGTAGTGGAACTCGTCGACCGACGGCGCGTCCGAGAAGCCGAACCCCAGGTGGTCGGGGGCGATGACGTGGTATCGGTCGGACAGCCTCGGGATCAGGTCCCGGAACATGAACGAGCTGGTCGGAAAGCCGTGCAGCAGCACGACCGTCGGCGCGTCGGCCCGTCCTGCCTCCCGGTAGAAGATCTGGTGCCCGCCCACAGTGGCGTAACGGTGATGCGTCACGGTCATGTCCTAACTCCTTATTTGATCGACGACGGTTACGACCGTAGGCGAGCCAGGCTAACCGGTAAATGTTGACTTGAGGGTTAGCATGGCGGGGCGCCGGTGTGGCGGACGCCTGGCACCTGCGACCGGTGTCAAACCAGCCATCGACGTGCCACTGGTTAGGATGGCGCCGGACCGCGAGCATCTGGAGGGGACATGGCAGCTCCGAGGCCCTTCGCCGATCCTCGGCCGTTGCGCAACGAGCCGTTGCCGTTGGATCTGGTCAACACCCGGTGGGTCGACCCGTCCGGTCCGTGCGACCTGCTGGAGAGCCTGGACGGGCTGGCGACCTGGCTGGAGACCAGTTGTCTCGCGGAGCGCGTGTCGGCCGACGAGGCGACGCTGGAGGCGGTGCTGTTCGCCAGGGCGGCGCTGGACGCGGTTCTGGCAGAAGGTCCCCGATCGCAGCGCGCCCAGCGGGACCTGAATGCGGTGCTGGATCACGGACGCGTCCGCCGGACCCTGGCGGCCGGACGGCCACACGACCTCGAGGAGGTCGACGCCCCGTGTTGGCTGCCCGCCTGGTTGGCCGCAGCGGAGTACCTGCGGCTGTTGACGACGGCGCCGGATCGGATCCGGCGCTGTGCCGATCCTCGGTGTGTCCTGTACTTCTACGACGTCTCCAGGAACGGAGCTCGTCGCTGGTGCTCGATGACCACGTGCGGCAACCGGTCCAAGGTGGCTCGCCACTACGCACGGCACACGCCCTGACGGATCGGTGATATCCCCTTTCCGTGACTCACTCCAGAAAACTGGCAGGCGTTAGGTATGCCATCCATCGATGCCGTCGCCCTGCTGGAGGGGGCGTCGTTGCGCGTGACCCGTCCCCGGGTCTCCGTGCTGACGATGTCTCGGCCCATCCCCACGCCGACGCCGAGACCATCGCGACGGCCGTCCGCCGCGACCTGGGGTCGGTGTCCACCCACGGGGTCTACGACGTGCTGCGCGCGCTCACAGCGGCCGGCCTGGTCCGTCGGGAGTCGTGACCGTGCTCCGCACCGCGGGAGCCGACCTCGACGCCGGCGTCCCCAGCGCCCGCGCCGCCGCCGCGATGTTCGGCCGCGAACATCTGCTGGCGGACTGAACCGCCACGGCGGGGGCACGATTCGAACCCGTGGCCGGGGGTATGCCGGCGTCATGACTGAAGAACGGACGGCAGCCGCGCGACTGGCCACCTGTACGTGTTGCCAGCGTCCGGGGTGCCGCGTGCTCATCGTGGTGAACGACGACGACGGCGGCGACGAGCGGGGCTTCGTCGCCTTCTGCCCCGACTGCGACGCCGCGGGATCGGAGGTGGACCTGGCCGACGATCCGGAGCGATCCGGCCAGGACCGGCGACGGTAGGTTCCGGCTCCCGCCGGCGGGCCCCGAGCCCATGTCGGCGCCGGCTCGACGATTCGATCCCGAGTCCGCGGGTACGCCTGGCTTCATGACCGAGGAACGCATAGCGGTGGTGCGGTCGTACACGTGCACATGTTGCCGACGCCGCGGAGCCCGCATGATGATCATGTCTGACGCCGGGAAGCCGAGCTACGTGGCCTTCTGTCCGGAATGCGACGGGCGCGGTTCGGACACCAGCCCGCCCGAGGAGCCGGACCGGCCTTCCGGGGACGCCCAGCGGTAGGGCCGTCGAGCGTTCCCGTCCGGACGGGCCCGCCGGTACCCCCGGCTGCACGCTCGCCCCGGCGGCCCGGGCGTACCAGGATGGTCAGGGCGGTCAGACCTGCTCGGAGCGATCGTCGTCGAGCAGTGCCGCCGTGCCGTTCCATCCGTCGACGAAGCCGGAGAACGCCCATGGACACCTCCTGCGCCCCCGGGCCGCCCGCCCGCACCGCGCGGACCCGCCGTCGGGGCACGGCGCCGAGGCACCCCGTCCTCCGTACCCCCGGCGAGCTCGCCGGGCACGCCCGGTGATGGCCGCCCGGCAACCGGCCGGCCCCGGCCGCGACGAGCAGGGCGGCGCGGACCCGCAGGACGCTGCTCCGGTCGGCGGCGAGGTGGTCGGCATGCCCTCGCTGGGCGAGGCGGTCGGTGGGCTGGCCGCGGCGCTGGGCCAGGGCGGGGTGGTCGCCCGGGAGGCCGCGGTGCTGGGCGGGGAGCTGGTGCGGGTGGCGCTGGGCCGTTCCTCGGTCGCTCTGGCCAAGGGCGACCGGCGGTTCACCGACCCGGCGTGGTCGCAGAACCCCGTCTACGACCGGATCGGGCGCGGCTACCTCGCTGCGGCCCGCGCGGTGGACAACGTGACCGACGCGCTGGCCGAGCGCGGCACCGAGCCCCGCCGGGTCGAGCAGGCCCGGTTCGCCACCGGCATCCTGACCAGCGCGCTGGCACCGACGAACTACCTGCCCACCAACCCGGCCGCGCTCAAGCGCGCCTTCGACACCGGCGGGTTGAGCCTGCTGCGCGGGCTGCGCAACGCCGTCGACGACCTCCGGCACAACGGCGGGATGCCGTCGATGGTGGAGCGCGACGCGTTCGAGGTCGGCCGCGACCTCGCGGTGACCCCCGGTGCGGTCGTGGACCGCGAGCCGGTGGGTGAGTTGATCCAGTACCGGCCGAGCACCGACCGGGTACGCGCGCGGCCGATCCTGATCGTGCCGCCGCCGATCGGGCGGTACTACTTCCTGGACCTGCGGCCGGGCCGCAGCCTGGTCGAGTACACGCTCGCGCAGGAGATGCAGACGTTCCTGCTCAGCTGGCGCAACCCGACGCCCGAGCAGGGCGACTGGGACCTGGACAGCTACGCCGCCCGGGTGTCGTCCGCGATCGACACCGTCCGCGAGATCACCGGCAGCGACGACGTGAACCTCGTCGGGTTCTGTGCCGGCGGGATCATCGCCACCACCGTGCTCAACCACCTGGCCGCGACCGGCGACCGGCGGGTGCACAGCATGAGCTACGCGGTGACCCTGC
It contains:
- a CDS encoding alpha/beta fold hydrolase; this encodes MTVTHHRYATVGGHQIFYREAGRADAPTVVLLHGFPTSSFMFRDLIPRLSDRYHVIAPDHLGFGFSDAPSVDEFHYTFDALADVTAGLLDQLGVHRYAIYVQDYGAPVGWRLALADPEAVTAVISQNGNAYDAGFVEEFWRPVWDFQQDWTPETEEAVRGALTLEAIRWQYTQGVSDPSVVSPDTWHHDHAMISRPGNDRVQLQLFRDYATNPPLYPRVHEYFRDSGVPVLAVWGRGDEIFGPDGARAFATDSPNAEIHLLDGGHFLLESAMDEVVPLIRDFLDRRTSGPR
- a CDS encoding CGNR zinc finger domain-containing protein, giving the protein MAAPRPFADPRPLRNEPLPLDLVNTRWVDPSGPCDLLESLDGLATWLETSCLAERVSADEATLEAVLFARAALDAVLAEGPRSQRAQRDLNAVLDHGRVRRTLAAGRPHDLEEVDAPCWLPAWLAAAEYLRLLTTAPDRIRRCADPRCVLYFYDVSRNGARRWCSMTTCGNRSKVARHYARHTP
- a CDS encoding alpha/beta hydrolase — translated: MAARQPAGPGRDEQGGADPQDAAPVGGEVVGMPSLGEAVGGLAAALGQGGVVAREAAVLGGELVRVALGRSSVALAKGDRRFTDPAWSQNPVYDRIGRGYLAAARAVDNVTDALAERGTEPRRVEQARFATGILTSALAPTNYLPTNPAALKRAFDTGGLSLLRGLRNAVDDLRHNGGMPSMVERDAFEVGRDLAVTPGAVVDREPVGELIQYRPSTDRVRARPILIVPPPIGRYYFLDLRPGRSLVEYTLAQEMQTFLLSWRNPTPEQGDWDLDSYAARVSSAIDTVREITGSDDVNLVGFCAGGIIATTVLNHLAATGDRRVHSMSYAVTLLDFGERAPIAAFQNAGLLRLVGERSRRTGIITSRQMGAAFTWMRPDDLVFNYVVNNYLMGDKPPAFDVLAWNADGTNLPGALHCQFLDIFRDNLLVAPGGITVLGSPVHLKDITVPTFVTGAVTDHLTPWKGCYRTTQLLGGESTFVLSYSGHIASLVNPPGNPKAHYWTGDPPGRDPDAWHDGATRHQGSWWEAWTAWLEPHAGERVAAPTELGSATHRVLDPAPGRYVRDLT